ACACGTCGTCCGCATCGCTGCCGTCCAGGTCGCGCAGATAACGGCGCACGGACTGCGCCACGTGTTCGCGCAGCGGCGACTTGGGGGCGCCACGACTGCTGTCAGGGCGGGAGGGGGCTGCGTTCAAAGGAAGTTCCCAGTGTCACGAAGCCGGGACGCGTGGCCGGCGAGGGGGAGTGAGTCTAGCGCGTGACCTCCGCGCTCGCCACGCCCATGTGGCCATCGGCCGCAGGTTGCGCTCGCTTAGCGGAAATCGAAGCTGAAGGCGGCTGTGCTTGCGGCCGGTTCACGCACGCGAAACGCCACCTGCACCGCCTGGCCGGGTGCGAGCGTGTCCTGCTCGGCCGGCGCCTGCCCCAGGTACTCCTGTGGGGCCAGCACGCGCGTGCCGATCACCCGCCCATCGGCGTCGGACAGCGACAGCTGCAGCCAGGGCCAGGCCTGCGCCCAGCGCGCATCGTTGCGGAAACTGGCCTGGATCTGCAGCACGCCGGGCATCCCGTGCATCGGTCGCACCTCGCGGTTGAGCAGGGTCAGCGCGGCCGGTTCGCGCCATGCCGGCAGGCTGCAGCGCAGCACCGTGCAGGTGGCGCTCACCAGCGGCCGCCAGCGTGCATCGCCGGCCAGGTGCGCGCGGTCGGCAATGACGATCTGCAGCGCCAGCACGCCCACCAGGCCGACCAGCAGTGCCCATTGCCGGCCGCTGGCGCGCAGCCGCGGCCGGCTGAGACCACGTCGCGCAAACGCCGGGGCAGTGGGCGTGGGCAACGGTAGCAGCGGCGTGGCGCCAGGCGCTTGCGTGCCGGCATGGATGGCCGCGGCATCCGGTTCCCAGGTTGCATCGGCGTCGGCCGCAGCGGCGTCGTGGCCGGTGGCCGGCATCGTCTGCTGCGTCGCCTGCTGCGTCGTTACCGGACCTGCGGCGACGCCGGCTCCTGGCACAGCCTGCACGCCGTCACCGCGCGCGGTGTCCGGCACGCCAACGTCGGGGGCTGGTGCCAGCGGCGAGAGCGGTGCGGGAACCGGCTGCTGGGCAGGAGCTGGCGGTAGCTCGGCCACCGGCGCGGGCGGCGCCTGCTCCGGCGGCTCGGTGGGCGGCACCGCCGGCGTCGGAATCAGCGCAGGGGCAGCAGGCGTGGCACGCAGGAACGTGGCCAGAGGGCGGCGCGGTGGCGGAGTCTCGGACATCGGCAGGCGTGCAGCGAAGAAGACCCTATTCAACCACGCGCGCCTTCAGGCGCGAACACCACAAAGCGAGCCGTGCCGCATCGCATCGCATCACTGCATATCTGCCAGCTGCAGGACCGCTGGCAACATCCAGCAACCGACGCACGCTCCAACGATTCCCGATTCCCGATTCCCGATTCCCGATTCCCGAATCCCGAATCCCGAATCCCGACTCTCACCGCCGCCGCCGCGTCTTCCCCTCGGCCTGCAACAGATCCAGCAGCCCGCTGCGTTGCCGCGGCGCCAGGGTGTCGAAGCGCGCCAGCAACACGCGCTGCTGGTCGTCCAGGCGGCGGTACTGCGCCGGCTCTTCGGCGATGGCCGACACCGGCGGGCCGAACACCCGTTCGCCGCGGCCGGTGGCCAGGTATTCGAAGGCCATGCCGCTGCGCTTGGCCAGGCCGATCAGGTTCTCCACCGACGGTGCGGTGCCCTCGGCCATTTCCCACTGCGCCACTGCACTGCGGGTGACGCCCAGCTCGCCGGCCAGGGCTTCCTGGGTCAGCTTGGTGAAGCTGCGGGCTTCGCGTACTCGTTCGTACAGCTTGCTCACACGGCACCGATCGTGAGGTGGACAGGGCCGGGAGATATAGCCCTAGCAGCGCTCGGGGATAGTTCGTATGTCTTTCATATCGGCATATGTTTGCGATACTGTCGTGCCGCCATTGATGACCAGATCACAGCGAACTCAAGGAGGATGTTCATGGTCGAGCCTGTCACTCCCCCAATCCGCCGCAGGTCGGCACAGACGCCCCCGGCGCCGGCGCCATGGCGGGCCGATTCGCCGCTGGATCCGGCGGTGCAGCGGTTCCGGGGTGCCGCCTGTTACCAGGTGTGGCAACGCGGGCAGCACTGGACCGCTATCGCCGAGGGCGCGCACTGGTCAGCGGCGCTGGCGCCGCGTGGCTGGGCGCTGCGGTATCGGCAGTGGCCGCTGCTGGGAGTGGGCGGCCTGCTGGCGGTGTTGGCCGCCGGCGTGGCGCTCGCCGGCGCCCAGGCATGGTCGCTGAGCGCCTGGGCGGTGCTGCTGGTGGCCGAGCTGGTGTTGCGTGTGCGGGCAGGCCGGCACGCCGCGCGCTGGCGCGGCGACGCTTTGCTGCGCGCCGGCTGGCAACCGGTGACCCGGCTGCGTGCGATCAGCGTGAACGATGCGGTGACCACCGCGCAGATCCGCGCCGGCCGCCCGCAGCGGTAAGCGCCTGGCGCACGTCAGGCAGGTGATGCGCCGAGCCTGCGTTGCGCCCGCTGCCGGGGGTGAGCCGGGGCGCCAGCGTAGGCCTGGCGTTGCCGGCGACAGTTGCTGCGCACTCGGGTGGCACTCGCCCCAAGGCACGTGCGTGCCCTGGCTGGCTCAGTGGCGGCGCACGCCGTCGATGCGCATCCAGTCTTCCTCGCGTTCGCAACGCAATTGCTCGAACCAGGGGGCATAACGTTCCAGCAGCTCGTCTTCCTGCCCGTGCAGGATGCCGGACATCGCCAGGCGGCCACCCGGGGCCACGCGCGCGGCCAGCAGTTCGGCCAGCGCATCCAGCGACTTGGCGAGGATGTTGGCAACCACCACCGGGTAGGTCTGCACCGGCTCGTCCTCCGGCGTGCAGGCAATCAGGTGTGCCTGAAGGCCATTACGCTCGGCATTTTCGGCCGTGGCCAGCAGCGCCTGGGGGTCATAGTCCACCCCGACCGCACTGGCAGCGCCCAGCTTGAGCGCGGCCAGCGCGAGAATGCCCGAGCCGCAGCCGAAATCGAGCACGCGCGCACCTTGCAGTTCGCCGGTAGCGGCCACGCTGTCGAGCCAGCGCAGGCATAGGGCGGTGGTCGGGTTGCTGCCAGAGCCGTAGGCCAGGCCCGGGTCCAGCCGCACCACGGCCGCATCCGGGGCGTTGGCCGCCTCGGGCAGCTCCTGATCCCAGGGCACGATGAAGGTGCGCGTGCCAAATTGCATCGGCTTGAACAGATCCATCCACGCGCGGATCCAGTCGCTGTCTTCGACCATGCGAAACGCCACCCGGCCCCAGTCCAGCTCCGGGTCGAACCCTTCCAGTTCCACCAGCACCTGCAGCGGGTCGCTCTGTCCATCGAACAGCGCGGTCATCTGCAGTTCCTGCCACAGCGGCGTTTCGCCCACGCCCGGTTCCAGCAGGGCGTGGTCGTTGCTGCCATCGGTATTGGCGTCGAGCAGGGTCACCGCCAGCGCGCCGACCTCTTCGAGTGCGGTCTGGAAGCGGGGCTGGGCGGCTTCGGAGCAGGGCAGGGTCAGTTCAAGAAACGGCATCGTGGCGATCGGTAACAGTGAAGGCGTGCATCGTAGACCATTCGCGCCGGCCCGCTGCCGCCTGCAGGCACCGCTGCGCGCATGCCGGCCAGGACGCTGGTTGCGTTTGCGTGCAACCAAACATGCGTGGGGCGCCACCCACATCCATCGCGCGCAGCGCCTCACCGCATGGATGTTTCACCCTTGGAGATCCGCGCGGCGGCGCCCGCTTGGTGGCGGCTGGCTGCACGGCCGGGTGCTAGACTCCGCGCCGTCGCTGCGGGTGTGTCCGTAGCTGGGTTGCCGCTGTCATGCCGCTTGCTCGTGCCCGCCATCTCTGGCTGTTGCTCGCTCCCGCCGCACTCGCGGCGGCAGGGTGGTGGCAGCTGCGCGCGCCACCCACGGCGGTGGTCACCGACGCCGCGCCGCTCGGCAACGGCGTCATGCACGTCGCAGCTGCCGCGCCTGCAGCGCGCACACAGCGTGAACACGGCAACGCCCTGCATTTGCGGTATCGCGATGCGGTGGATGCGCAGCCGGATCTGTACCGCTACGCGCAGCAGTTGCAGCAGCAGGTGCACGCCGGCGATGCGCAGGCCGGGTGGCGCTTGAGCCGGGTGTACGACTATTGCGCGCCCTACGCCGCCAGCCCGGCCGGGTATGCCGCCGATAGCGCGTGGATCGCCGCGCACGCCACGCCAGGCGTGGCAGCCATGCACGCCGCGCGCGATCGGGTGGCGCAGCGGTGTGCCGGTTTTGCGCCCAGCGATGGGCTCGGCCCGCGCCTGGTGGCGCAACAGCGCCTGCGTGCCGCGCGCGGCGGCAGCCTGGCCGCCGAGGCGGCCTTGCTGGCCCTGGGCGAGCCGCTGCAGGCAACGCCGACCTACAAGCGCGCGCTGGTGCAGCGCGTGCTGGCCTCGCGCGACCCGGAGGCGTATCTGGCGCTGTCGCCTGCCATGGGCGCACGCGCCAGCGGCGACGACAGTCTGCAAGGGTATGTGGCTGGCGACCAGTTCGCCGAGCTCGCCTGGCAGGTGGCCGCATGCCGCCTGGGCCTGGACTGCAGCGCCGACAGCACGCTGGTCACCAGTTACTGCGCCAACGCGGGCATCTGCTCGCGCGAAGGCGCACAGGATTTTGTGTCGTTCGTATTCGATGCCGCGGTACCGCGGCAGGGAGCAGACAGGGTGGATGAGATGGTCGATACACTGGTATCCGGGCCGGGAGCGCAGTCATGAATTACCGTCGATGGGCGCACGGCGCCAAGTTCTGGTTGTGGGTGGCGCTGTTCGTGGCGTATTCGGCTGCGGCCGTGGGCATCGTGATGATCGATACCGCCGATCACCGCTATCAGCCCTTGTCGATCAGGTCCACCACCGTCGGCGCCGACGAACAGCAGCGCCGGCATGGCGCCAGCCAGGTGGCGGCGGTGTATCGCGCAGGCAGTGCGATGCCGTTCTCCACGCTGCCGGCGGGCTCCACCTTCCAGGTGGTGTGGCCGGATGGGTCCACCGAAACCATGACCGTGGTCGATCCGGCCTCGTCCAGCGGCATCGTGCCGGTGCCGGGCAGCCAGCAGGCGCCTGCGCCGCGGCGTTGAACGGTGCAGCGCGTCGCGCGTGGACACGGCCGCAGCCGCTGTATCTGCGGTCGCGCAGGCGGCAACGGTGGCTAGGTGCGGCTGCAGCGGTAGCCATTTCACGTGTGCAGACGACCGAGCGCCTGCACCTGGGATCCGGCGCTGGCGTGCGCCATCCGGGCGTCGAACCCTCGGACTCCGTGGGAGCGCAGCCGGGCGCGACCGGGCTTTATCGCCAGAGCCCGGCGGCGCCCTGGAGCGCTCCCACGCATGGACCGGCTGGCTGCAGGGCTGGCGGCGAAACGCGGTGTCGGCGCGATGCACCGGGGAGCAAACAAAAAAGCCCGGTTTCCCGGGCTTCGTTGCACGCCATGGCGCTTGTGATCAGGTCAACGCGATCGACTTGTTCTTGCGCTCGGCCAGGCGCTTCTCCAGGTAGTGGATGTTCTGCCCACCGGCCTGGAAGCCCTTGTCGCGCATGATGCGCTGCTGCAACGGGATGTTGGTCTTGATGCCGTCCACCACCATCTCGCTCAGTGCCACGCGCATGCGTGCGATGGCGGTCTCGCGGTCCGGGCCGTGCACGATCAGCTTGCCGATCATCGAGTCGTAGTTCGGTGGCACCTTGTAGCCGCTGTAGATGTGCGTATCCACGCGCACGCCCGGGCCGCCCGGTGGATGGAAGGCGGTGATCAGGCCCGGGTTGGGCATGAAGGTTTCCGGGTCTTCGGCATTGATGCGGCATTCGATCGCATGCCCGCGCAGCACGATGTCGCTCTGCTTGATGCTGAGCTTGTGGCCGGCGGCGATGCGCAGCTGCTCGCAGACCAGGTCGATGCCGGTGATGCGCTCGGTGACCGGGTGCTCCACCTGGATGCGGGTGTTCATTTCGATGAAGTAGAAACGCCCGTTCTCGAACAGGAATTCGAAGGTGCCGGCGCCGCGGTAGCCGATGCGGATGCAGGCATCCACGCAGACCTTGCCGATCTCATTGCGCAGTTCCTCGGTGATGCCCGGTGCCGGGGCTTCTTCCACCACCTTCTGGTGGCGGCGTTGCATCGAGCAATCGCGCTCGCCCAGGTGGATCGCACCGCCCTGGCCGTCGGCGAGCACCTGGATTTCCACGTGACGCGGATTTTCCAGGAACTTCTCCATGTAGACCTGATCGTTGCTGAAAGCGGCCTTGGCTTCGGACTTGGTGGTTTCGATCGCCGCCTTCAACGCCGCTTCCGAATGCACCACGCGCATGCCGCGTCCGCCGCCGCCGCCGGCGGCCTTGATGATCACCGGGTAGCCGATTTCGCGCGCGATCTTGGTGTTGGCCACGATGTCATCGCCCAGCGGACCGCCCGAGCCGGGCACGCACGGCACGCCGGCGGCCTTCATCGCGCGGATCGCTTCGACCTTGTCGCCCATCAGGCGGATGGTGTCGGCCTTGGGGCCGATGAAGATGAAGCCGGATTCTTCCACGCGCTCGGCAAAGTCGGCGTTTTCCGACAGGAAGCCGTAGCCGGGGTGGATGGCCTGCGCATCGGTGACCTCGGCCGCGGCGATCAACGCCGGGATATTGAGGTAGCTGTCGCTGGAGGCGGCCGGGCCGATGCACACCGACTCGTCGGCCATGGCCACGTGCTTGAGGTTGCGGTCGACCGTGGAATGCACCGCGACCGTGCGGATGCCGAGCGTATGACACGCGCGCAGGATGCGCAGCGCGATTTCGCCTCGGTTGGCGATGACGACTTTATCTAGCATGGGATGGGATTCCGAACGCAGGGGGTGTTCGGGACCGGGGACCGGGGACCGGGGACCCGGAAAAGCAGCTGTCGCGGTGATCAGCGTCGCTTTCGCTTTTCCGGGTCCCCGGTCCCGGGTCCCGGGTCCCGCCAAATCAGCCAATCACAAACAACGGCTGATCGAATTCCACCGGCTGGCCGGTTTCGCCGAGGATGGCGACGATGGTGCCGGCGGCATCGGCTTCGATCGGGTTGAACATCTTCATCGCTTCGATGATCGCCAGGGTGTCGCCGACCTTGACCTGCTGGCCCACGCTGACGAAGGCCGGCTTGTCCGGGGACGGGGAGGTGTAGAAGGTGCCGACCATCGGCGCGCGCAACACGTGGCCTTCCGGTAGCGCGGCGGCGTGCTTGGCGCCACCGGTGGAGGCCTCGGTGGGCGAATGCATCGGCATGCTGGCCGCCGCCGGGGCCTGCGCCTGCACGGCCGGCGCGGGTGCGTATTGCTGCACCGGTGCGCTCATCACCTGGGTGCCCTTGGGCACGCGGGCCAGACGCACGCTTTCTTCGCCTTCCTTGATCTCGATTTCGGCGAGATTGGATTCTTCGAGCAGGTCGATCAGTTTCTTGATTTTGCGGAGATCCATGAGGGCCTCTTGAGGTGAATCGGTGGAGAGTGCCGGCGGGTGCCGGCGGAATGGGGTCAGACCGTCGGCGCGGTGGCCGGCGTCGGGATGGCAGGGGTCATGCGTCGCGCTCCAGGCGCGCGATCACCGCTTCCAGCGCCAGCCGGTAGCTGTCGGCGCCGAAGCCGCAGATCACCCCGTCGGCCTTGTCGCTGAGATAGCTGTGGTGGCGGAACGGCTCGCGCGCATGCGGATTGGACAGGTGGATCTCCACGAACGGCAGATCCACGCCCAGCAGCGCATCGCGCAGCGCCACCGAGGTATGGGTAAAGGCGGCCGGGTTGATCAGGATGTAGGCGGTGCCGTCCTCGCGGGCGGCGTGGATACGCTCCACCAGCACGTGCTCGGCATTGGACTGCAGGCAGCTCAGCACATGCCCGGCCGCCTGCGCGCGGTCCACCAGGGCGGCGTCGATCTGCGCCAGCGTGGTGCGCCCGTAGACCTCCGGCTCGCGGGTGCCGAGCAGGTTGAGGTTGGGGCCATGCAGCAGCAGCAGGTGGGCCATGACATCCAGCATGGTGGAGAGGCCGGAAGTCTGCGCGATGTCGCCGATGCTGTCCAGATAGCAGAAGTTATAGCTGTTTTAAACGATCGATTGAATCGCGGCGGTGGTTGCCGGCGGCGTCAGGCGCGGCGGGCATTGCGACCTGACTGGTCAGGTTTGAGGGGCCTGACGGCCGCGACGGGTTGCGGCCACCGATCATGGCCTGTGTTCAGCATTGCCGTGTCGTTGCGCGACGATGCATGCCTCCAACGACTGAGTGGTCGATGTGCCGCCAGTGGATGGTCCACTGCAGCGTGTCGGCGTTGTGTGCGCGCGGCAGCAGTTCGGGTGTCGCCCGCTGATGTCGTGCAGTGCCATCGAGGTCGGAGCGCAGGGGCATCACCGCCTCCGGTGCAGATCACGCATATGGCCCGCGCTACCGCGCAGGCGCTGTGGCGCGCCGGATGCGGGCCCATTCCAACCGCTGCGTCAGCGCGCCGCGCGCAGCAGCGCATCCTCGGTGATCGCGCCGGTCAGCACGGTGGGCAGGATCGCCGGCGGGGCACCGGGGCCGTACACCACGTACAGCGGCACGCCCACGGCCTGGTGCTGGTCCAGGAAGGTGCTGATGGCCGGGTCGACATTGGTCCAGTCGCCTTTCATGTACACCGCATCCACGCGGCGCAGCGCGTCGCGGAATTCGGCGCTGCCCAGCACGTTCTTTTCGTTGGCCTTGCAGGTCACGCACCAGTCGGCGGTCATGTTGACGAACACCACGCGGTTGTCCGCGCGCAGGCGGTCCAGCAACTGCGGCGAGAACGCCACCACGCCGTCGCTGGCGGCGGTGGCGGCCGGCAGGCGCAGGCGGGTGACGCCGACCACCGGCACGATGGCCAGCAGCAGCATCACCGCGGCCAGACGCATGCCGGGGCGATGGCTGCGCCAGCGGCTGCGCTCGAAGCACCACAGGCCCAGTGCCAGCAAGGTGGCGCCCACCAGCATCAGCGCCACGGCGTCCACGCCGCGCTGCTTGCCCAGCACCCACAGCAGCCAGATCGCGGTGAGGTACATCGGGAACGCCAGCACCTGCTTGAGCGTTTCCATCCACGCGCCGGGCGTGGGCAGACGCCGGGCCAGCGAGGGGATGAAGCCGATCAGCAGGAACGGCAGCGCCAGGCCCAGGCCCAGCGCCAGGAACACCAGCATCGCCAGCAGTGCCGGCGCGGTGAACGCATACGCCAGTGCGGTGCCCATGAACGGGGCGATGCAGGGGCTGGCGACCACGCAGGCCAGCACGCCGGTGAAAAAATCGCCCAGCGGACCGTTGCGCGCGGCCAGGGACTGGCCGATGCCGCCCAGGTTGCTGCCCAGGGTGAACACGCCCGACAGGCTCAGGCCGACTGCGAACATCAGATAGGCCAGCGCGGCCACGAACCATGGCTGCTGCAATTGAAAACCCCAGCCGGCGGCCTGTCCGGCCGCGCGCAGCGCGATCACCAGCCCGCCAACAGCCGCAAAGGACACCAGCACGCCCAGCGAATACCAGATGGCATGGCTGCGCGCGTGGCTGCGGCTCTCGCCGCTGTGCGCCAGGCCCAGCACCTTCAGCGACAGGATCGGCAACACGCAGGGCATCAGGTTCAGCACCAGCCCGCCCAGCAGCGCCAGCGCCAGCATCGCCAGCAGGCCCTTGTCGGTATGCGGCGGCTGGGTGCGTTGCGGGTTGCCGGCCGAAGCGTCGGCCGTCGCACGCGTCGCGCCCTGCGTGGCCGGGGCCGGTTCGGCAGGCGTCTGCCCGGCGGCCAGCGGCGAAATCATCAGCGGCGCGGCCTGCGCCTGGTTCTGCGGCGACACCGTGCCGGCGGGCAGGTCCAGCGCCACGCGGCGGGTCATCGGCGGATAGCAGATGCCATCGGTCTGGCAGCCCTGGAAGGTGGCCACCAGGGTCACCCGTGCCGGGTCGGCGCGTTCGCGCAGCAGCGGCAGGGTGACTTCGGCCTGGTCGAAATACACCACCACATCGCCGAAGTGCTCGTCGCGGTGGGTCTTGCCCTGCGGCCAGCGCGGCAGGCCGGTGCGCACGCCGCTGCTGCCTTCTACCGCCAGCGAGGTGCGGTCGCGGTAGAGGTAGTAGCCTGGCGCCGGGGTGAAGCGCAGCAGCAGGCTGTTGCCGTCGCCGACGATGGCTTCGAACGTGAACGCCTGCTCGGCCGGCAGCGGCAGTGCCTCCATGCCGGCGGCCTGGCCGCTGGCGCCGAACAGCCGGGGGCCGGAGGGGTTGCGCGGCACCAGTGCGCCCAGGTTCTCGCGCCGCGGGGCGGTGGCAGATGCGCCGGATGCCGCGTTGGCGGGCAGGCTGACGCGGATCTCGCGGCGCTGCGGCGGGTAGCACACGCCGGCGTCGGCGCAGCCCTGGTACTGCACCTGCAGCACCGCGGTCTGCAGCGACGGCTCGGCCCTGCCGGCCAGGGTGGCCTGCAACTGCTTGCGGTAGGTCTGTACCTGGCCGAAGAACTCGTCGTGCTTGCTCTGGCCCTCCGGCAGCGCCAGTTCGCCGGCGGCAAAGCCCTGGCCGGATTTGACGCTGATGCGGTGGCGGTACAGGTAATAGCCCGGCGCGATCTTCCATTGCAGCGCAATGCTGTCGCGGCTGTCGGCCTGCGCGCTCAGCACGAAGGCCTGGTCCACCGGCAGCAGGTCGGCTTCGCTGACCGCCTGCGCGGCGGGCGCCACCAGCGCCAGCGACGCGGCAAACAGGGGGGCGGTCAACACGATGCGGCGGGCGATCCAGCGGGACAGGGACTTCATGGAGGTTGAGGATTCCTTAGCGGGTTTCGGCCCGGACCCAGTCGAGATAGGCCGGCAGCCCGGCGCTGGCTTGGACCGCCACCGCCTCCGGCAGTTCATACGGATGCAGCGCCTGCAGCCGCGCGATGGCGTCCGGCAGGCGGTCTTCCCAGGTCTTGATCAGCAACTGCACTTCGGTGCTGCGCTCGATCACCCCGTTCCAGCGATACAGCGACTGCACGCCGGGCAGCTGGGTGACGCAGGCGGCCAGGCGTTCGTCCAGCAGAGCATGGGCGATACGGTCGGCGCTGTCGGCATCCGGGCAGGTGCTGAGCAACAGATGGAGGCAAGAGGCAGTCATCGGACCCGGCAGTGTAATCCCCTGCCTGCGGGGGATCGACCGGGGGTTCCGGATCGCGGCATCCATTTCGCCCCCGGTTGGCGTGGCAGTGGGGGTGCGAAAAGCCAGCAGAAACTGAAGGTGATCACCCTGCAGTGATCGACCCGGGTGCCCGCACTGCCGGCGTGGCAGCACGTGGTCATCGCAAGAACGGCTCCGCAGGCACGGCGCACCGGCCCGACGCATCCCGCGCCGGGCCGGTATCGCTCAGTTGGCCAGCTGGC
The window above is part of the Xanthomonas campestris pv. badrii genome. Proteins encoded here:
- a CDS encoding DUF3426 domain-containing protein, translating into MSETPPPRRPLATFLRATPAAPALIPTPAVPPTEPPEQAPPAPVAELPPAPAQQPVPAPLSPLAPAPDVGVPDTARGDGVQAVPGAGVAAGPVTTQQATQQTMPATGHDAAAADADATWEPDAAAIHAGTQAPGATPLLPLPTPTAPAFARRGLSRPRLRASGRQWALLVGLVGVLALQIVIADRAHLAGDARWRPLVSATCTVLRCSLPAWREPAALTLLNREVRPMHGMPGVLQIQASFRNDARWAQAWPWLQLSLSDADGRVIGTRVLAPQEYLGQAPAEQDTLAPGQAVQVAFRVREPAASTAAFSFDFR
- a CDS encoding helix-turn-helix domain-containing protein, encoding MSKLYERVREARSFTKLTQEALAGELGVTRSAVAQWEMAEGTAPSVENLIGLAKRSGMAFEYLATGRGERVFGPPVSAIAEEPAQYRRLDDQQRVLLARFDTLAPRQRSGLLDLLQAEGKTRRRR
- the prmA gene encoding 50S ribosomal protein L11 methyltransferase; protein product: MPFLELTLPCSEAAQPRFQTALEEVGALAVTLLDANTDGSNDHALLEPGVGETPLWQELQMTALFDGQSDPLQVLVELEGFDPELDWGRVAFRMVEDSDWIRAWMDLFKPMQFGTRTFIVPWDQELPEAANAPDAAVVRLDPGLAYGSGSNPTTALCLRWLDSVAATGELQGARVLDFGCGSGILALAALKLGAASAVGVDYDPQALLATAENAERNGLQAHLIACTPEDEPVQTYPVVVANILAKSLDALAELLAARVAPGGRLAMSGILHGQEDELLERYAPWFEQLRCEREEDWMRIDGVRRH
- the accC gene encoding acetyl-CoA carboxylase biotin carboxylase subunit — translated: MLDKVVIANRGEIALRILRACHTLGIRTVAVHSTVDRNLKHVAMADESVCIGPAASSDSYLNIPALIAAAEVTDAQAIHPGYGFLSENADFAERVEESGFIFIGPKADTIRLMGDKVEAIRAMKAAGVPCVPGSGGPLGDDIVANTKIAREIGYPVIIKAAGGGGGRGMRVVHSEAALKAAIETTKSEAKAAFSNDQVYMEKFLENPRHVEIQVLADGQGGAIHLGERDCSMQRRHQKVVEEAPAPGITEELRNEIGKVCVDACIRIGYRGAGTFEFLFENGRFYFIEMNTRIQVEHPVTERITGIDLVCEQLRIAAGHKLSIKQSDIVLRGHAIECRINAEDPETFMPNPGLITAFHPPGGPGVRVDTHIYSGYKVPPNYDSMIGKLIVHGPDRETAIARMRVALSEMVVDGIKTNIPLQQRIMRDKGFQAGGQNIHYLEKRLAERKNKSIALT
- the accB gene encoding acetyl-CoA carboxylase biotin carboxyl carrier protein, with protein sequence MDLRKIKKLIDLLEESNLAEIEIKEGEESVRLARVPKGTQVMSAPVQQYAPAPAVQAQAPAAASMPMHSPTEASTGGAKHAAALPEGHVLRAPMVGTFYTSPSPDKPAFVSVGQQVKVGDTLAIIEAMKMFNPIEADAAGTIVAILGETGQPVEFDQPLFVIG
- the aroQ gene encoding type II 3-dehydroquinate dehydratase — its product is MAHLLLLHGPNLNLLGTREPEVYGRTTLAQIDAALVDRAQAAGHVLSCLQSNAEHVLVERIHAAREDGTAYILINPAAFTHTSVALRDALLGVDLPFVEIHLSNPHAREPFRHHSYLSDKADGVICGFGADSYRLALEAVIARLERDA
- a CDS encoding protein-disulfide reductase DsbD family protein, which translates into the protein MKSLSRWIARRIVLTAPLFAASLALVAPAAQAVSEADLLPVDQAFVLSAQADSRDSIALQWKIAPGYYLYRHRISVKSGQGFAAGELALPEGQSKHDEFFGQVQTYRKQLQATLAGRAEPSLQTAVLQVQYQGCADAGVCYPPQRREIRVSLPANAASGASATAPRRENLGALVPRNPSGPRLFGASGQAAGMEALPLPAEQAFTFEAIVGDGNSLLLRFTPAPGYYLYRDRTSLAVEGSSGVRTGLPRWPQGKTHRDEHFGDVVVYFDQAEVTLPLLRERADPARVTLVATFQGCQTDGICYPPMTRRVALDLPAGTVSPQNQAQAAPLMISPLAAGQTPAEPAPATQGATRATADASAGNPQRTQPPHTDKGLLAMLALALLGGLVLNLMPCVLPILSLKVLGLAHSGESRSHARSHAIWYSLGVLVSFAAVGGLVIALRAAGQAAGWGFQLQQPWFVAALAYLMFAVGLSLSGVFTLGSNLGGIGQSLAARNGPLGDFFTGVLACVVASPCIAPFMGTALAYAFTAPALLAMLVFLALGLGLALPFLLIGFIPSLARRLPTPGAWMETLKQVLAFPMYLTAIWLLWVLGKQRGVDAVALMLVGATLLALGLWCFERSRWRSHRPGMRLAAVMLLLAIVPVVGVTRLRLPAATAASDGVVAFSPQLLDRLRADNRVVFVNMTADWCVTCKANEKNVLGSAEFRDALRRVDAVYMKGDWTNVDPAISTFLDQHQAVGVPLYVVYGPGAPPAILPTVLTGAITEDALLRAAR
- the cutA gene encoding divalent-cation tolerance protein CutA, with protein sequence MTASCLHLLLSTCPDADSADRIAHALLDERLAACVTQLPGVQSLYRWNGVIERSTEVQLLIKTWEDRLPDAIARLQALHPYELPEAVAVQASAGLPAYLDWVRAETR